The following nucleotide sequence is from Pseudonocardia abyssalis.
CGGTACGGGAGAAGTCCACGCCCGTGACGCGCCAACCCTGCTGCGCGAGCCACATCGCGTCGGCCCCCTCGCCGCACCCTGCGTCGAGGGCCCGACCGGTGGGCAGGTCGACGACCTGCGCCACGAGCTGGGCGTTCGGCTGCCCGCTCCAGATGCCGTGCCGGTGCTCGTCGCGGGCGCCGTAGCGCTCCTCCCAGGCCGCCTGGGTGAACATGTTCGGGTCCGTCATGTCCCCGTGCGTCTTCGTCATGCCGCCGACGCTCCTCTTCCCCGACGATCCGGGCAACCGTTGTTGCCGTTCCGGCAAGGAGAGCCGGCCCACGGTGGAGGAATGTCGTCGATCCGACCGATCGTGCACGACGACGACCCGGAGGCGGACCGCACGTTCCTGGTCGACATCGTGGGGTGTGGCGAGGACGTGCGCGTGGACGACGTCGTACACGCTGAGCTGCGCCGGCCCGGTGGCGGCGGGCTGCTGTTCGGGGAACCGTGCACGTCGCGGGATGCACGCCGGACTGCGCGCGGGCGCTGCACCTCGTCACCGACGACGTCGACCGTTCAGCGTCCGCGACCCCGAAAGCAACCTGCTGACCCTCGGCACGCACCGCGGATCGGGGCCTGACCGCGGCCGACCGGGTGGGTGGAACCCTCAGGCCGCGACGGCGGCACCGCAGATGCCGCACGACTCGAACTGCCGCCGGCCCCATCGGGCGAGCGGGACGAAGAACACCGTGAACTGCCGGAACTCCCGCATCCGCACCCACTGGCTGGTGTTGTGGCACCGGGGACAGGTCCGTGTCTCCCCCGGGCCGAGGCGCTTCTGCTTGGTGCCGAGGCCGAAGAGGAAGAACACGGCACCCACTGTAGGCAACGACCGGCCTGGCGGAAGCGGAGGGATTTGAACCCCCGAGTGGTTGCCCACTGCTCGCTTTCAAGGCGAGTGCATTCGGCCGCTCTGCCACGCTTCCCTGCCCGCAGCGTAGCGGCCCGCGGTTCCCGACCCGGTGCGTCCGGTGTCGCGCACCCGGGCGGGTGTGGTGGGATTCGGCCGATCACCGGAGGAGACAGCGATGCGGTTCAACGAGAACGCCGATCTCGACACCTCGAGCATCGACGACCTGCGCGGGGGCGGCCGCGGTGGCGGCGGCGGGGGTGCGCTCGGCGGCCGGGTCGCGGCGGGCGGTGGTGGCCTCGGCATCATCGGCCTGATCCTGTACTTCCTGATCTCCCAGCTCGGCGGGGGAAGCCTCGGCGGGGGCGGCGGTGGGTTCGACCTGCCCAGCGGGCTGTCCGGCCTCTCCTCGGGCCAGACCGCTGACACCTCCCAGGTCGCGCAGGCCTGCCGCACCGGTGCCGACGCCAACAACCAGCTCGACTGCGAGGTCGTCGCCGTCGTCAACTCCCTCGACGGCTACTGGTCCGATGCGTTCGCCCGCTCCGGCCAGACCTACCAGGCCCCGCGCACCAACTTCTTCTCCGGTGGGGTCAACACCGCGTGCGGCAGCGCCAGCTCCGCGACCGGTCCGTTCTACTGCCCCGGCGACAACGAGGTCTACATCGACCTCTCCTTCTTCCAGGAGCTGGAGACGACGTTCGGCGCGCAGGGCGGCACGTTCGCCCGCGCCTACGTCATCGCCCACGAGTACGGCCACCACATCCAGGCGCTGCTCGGCACCAACTCCCGGGTGCAGGCCGGCGACGTCGGGCCGACGTCCGGCTCGGTGCGCCTGGAGCTGCAGGCCGACTGCTACGCCGGGGTGTGGGCCAACCACGCCACGACGGTGCCGACGTCCTCGGGCGAGCCGCTGATCGTCGACGTCACGCAGGACGACGTGGCCGCCGCGCTCGACACCGCCGCCCGGATCGGCGACGACTACATCCAGACGCAGCTCGGCGGTGGCCAGGTCGACGAGAGCCAGTTCAGCCACGGTAACTCGAGGCAGCGCGAGGGCTGGTACACCACCGGCTACGAGACCGGTGACCCCTCGCAGTGCGACACGTTCGCCCGCGGCGTCGACCTCGGCTGAGCCCCCGCCCGAACCCCCGCGAGTCGCCGGATGCCCGCCCGCGAGTCGCCGGAACTCCGCCCGCGAGTCGCTGCGTCGCCGACCCGATCCTCGCGGCGCGGGACCGGTGATCATCCGGCGCCGAGCAACCCCAGGCAGCCGTCGACGCCATCGGTCCCGAGCTCCCAGTCCGGACGCCGGAACTCCGTCGCGTCGAGGACCAGCCGCACGTCCTCGGTGGGTCCGCCGCGCCGCACCGCGGTGACGGTGCCGTCGCTGCGGTAGCCGAGCTTCTCCGACACCCGGTGCGAGGCGTGGTTGTCGGCGAACGCCTGCGAACGCGCGCGGACCGCGCGGAGGTGGTCGAACGCGAACAGCAGCACCGCCGCCCGCATCTCCGTGCCCAGCCCGCGGCCCTGGTGCGCCATCCCCGTCCACGACCCGCTGGACACCTCGCGGGTGATCGCGAAATC
It contains:
- a CDS encoding zinc-ribbon domain-containing protein; the encoded protein is MFFLFGLGTKQKRLGPGETRTCPRCHNTSQWVRMREFRQFTVFFVPLARWGRRQFESCGICGAAVAA
- the ypfJ gene encoding KPN_02809 family neutral zinc metallopeptidase, which produces MRFNENADLDTSSIDDLRGGGRGGGGGGALGGRVAAGGGGLGIIGLILYFLISQLGGGSLGGGGGGFDLPSGLSGLSSGQTADTSQVAQACRTGADANNQLDCEVVAVVNSLDGYWSDAFARSGQTYQAPRTNFFSGGVNTACGSASSATGPFYCPGDNEVYIDLSFFQELETTFGAQGGTFARAYVIAHEYGHHIQALLGTNSRVQAGDVGPTSGSVRLELQADCYAGVWANHATTVPTSSGEPLIVDVTQDDVAAALDTAARIGDDYIQTQLGGGQVDESQFSHGNSRQREGWYTTGYETGDPSQCDTFARGVDLG
- a CDS encoding GNAT family N-acetyltransferase, whose product is MEQWPLRHLVLRTPRLELRPDDDAGLDGLVETAYGGVHPPEEMPFLMPWTDADPRYLGRGILQHFWTQRAALAPERWSVNFVVRHEGRVIGMQSLDGTDFAITREVSSGSWTGMAHQGRGLGTEMRAAVLLFAFDHLRAVRARSQAFADNHASHRVSEKLGYRSDGTVTAVRRGGPTEDVRLVLDATEFRRPDWELGTDGVDGCLGLLGAG